The Chryseobacterium nakagawai genome has a segment encoding these proteins:
- the rho gene encoding transcription termination factor Rho, which yields MFNIETLRSKSVTELTKILKDLGVKVARNSNDNDKIFAILDFQASNPKVSKDYFNATETSTNTEEAPAEKTVKAPVKKAAPKKAPAKPRASAKAPAEPKVEEKVEEKTPVAEEVKTEEPIAEAVEATVNEESSAANSAKKKRKRVSTNTGNTETSQEKTEAPKNTESPEPVQAEEKPNNTPPQQPQANRPQKGHNHPQNSGNQHKNQNQHQHQNQHQNQNQNRHSEKAEEQHDHKKEFSFDGMVSIEGVLEILPDNYGFLRSSDFSYISSPDDVYVSTAQIRNYGLKTGDTVKGIVRLPKEGEKYFSLLKPTEVNGRDLAFIKDRVAFEYLTPLFPEEKFNLAGSESTISTRIVDLFAPIGKGQRAMIVAQPKTGKTMLLKDIANSIAANHPEVYMMVLLIDERPEEVTDMERSVNAEVIASTFDEAAEKHVKVANLVLAKAQRMVECGHDVVILLDSITRLARAYNTVTPASGKVLSGGVDANALHKPKRFFGAARKIEGGGSLTIIATALIDTGSKMDEVIFEEFKGTGNMELQLDRKIANRRIYPAIDLISSSTRRDDLLLDEVTSQRMWIFRKYLSEMNPVEAMEFVNKNIKGTLNNEEFLMSMNK from the coding sequence ATGTTTAACATAGAAACGTTAAGGTCAAAATCCGTAACGGAACTGACTAAAATCTTAAAGGATTTGGGCGTTAAAGTTGCAAGAAACAGCAATGATAATGATAAGATCTTTGCAATTCTTGACTTTCAGGCTTCTAATCCTAAAGTATCAAAAGATTATTTCAACGCCACGGAAACCAGCACCAATACTGAAGAAGCTCCAGCAGAAAAAACTGTAAAGGCTCCGGTAAAAAAAGCTGCTCCAAAGAAAGCCCCAGCAAAGCCAAGGGCAAGTGCGAAAGCACCGGCAGAACCAAAAGTAGAGGAAAAAGTAGAAGAAAAAACGCCGGTTGCTGAAGAAGTAAAAACAGAAGAGCCTATAGCTGAAGCAGTAGAAGCAACAGTAAATGAAGAATCATCTGCAGCCAATTCAGCTAAGAAAAAAAGAAAAAGAGTTTCTACCAATACTGGAAATACAGAAACTTCCCAGGAGAAAACAGAAGCTCCTAAAAACACAGAATCTCCAGAGCCTGTTCAGGCAGAAGAAAAGCCTAATAATACTCCTCCTCAACAACCACAGGCTAACAGACCTCAAAAAGGACACAACCATCCACAGAACAGTGGAAACCAACATAAAAATCAAAACCAGCATCAGCATCAAAACCAACACCAAAATCAGAATCAAAACAGACATTCTGAAAAGGCAGAGGAGCAGCATGATCATAAAAAAGAATTCAGTTTCGATGGAATGGTAAGCATTGAAGGAGTGTTGGAAATATTACCTGATAACTACGGATTTTTACGTTCATCAGACTTTAGCTATATTTCTTCTCCTGATGATGTGTATGTTTCTACAGCACAGATCCGAAATTATGGGTTGAAAACAGGAGATACCGTTAAAGGAATTGTAAGACTACCAAAAGAAGGTGAGAAATATTTTTCATTATTAAAGCCTACAGAAGTAAACGGGCGTGATCTTGCATTTATTAAGGATCGTGTTGCATTTGAATATCTTACACCACTTTTCCCTGAAGAGAAATTCAATCTTGCAGGAAGTGAGTCTACTATTTCGACAAGAATTGTAGATTTATTTGCACCAATCGGAAAAGGGCAGAGAGCGATGATTGTTGCACAGCCTAAAACAGGTAAGACCATGTTGCTTAAAGATATTGCTAATTCTATTGCGGCTAATCATCCAGAAGTATATATGATGGTCCTTCTGATTGATGAGCGTCCGGAAGAGGTTACCGATATGGAAAGAAGCGTAAATGCAGAAGTTATTGCTTCTACATTTGATGAAGCTGCAGAAAAACATGTGAAAGTGGCTAACCTTGTCCTGGCAAAAGCTCAGAGAATGGTTGAATGTGGACACGATGTAGTGATCCTATTGGACTCTATTACGAGATTAGCAAGAGCATACAATACTGTAACGCCTGCATCAGGTAAAGTTCTTTCCGGTGGGGTGGATGCGAATGCACTTCATAAACCGAAAAGATTCTTCGGAGCAGCAAGAAAAATTGAAGGCGGAGGTTCCTTAACGATTATTGCTACCGCATTAATTGATACAGGTTCTAAAATGGATGAAGTTATCTTTGAAGAATTCAAAGGGACGGGTAACATGGAGCTTCAACTAGATAGAAAAATTGCAAACAGAAGAATTTATCCTGCTATTGATTTAATTTCTTCTAGCACCCGTAGAGATGATCTTCTTCTGGATGAAGTAACTTCTCAGAGAATGTGGATTTTTAGAAAATATCTTTCTGAAATGAATCCTGTAGAAGCAATGGAATTTGTAAATAAAAACATCAAAGGAACTCTTAATAATGAAGAATTCCTGATGTCTATGAATAAATAA
- a CDS encoding ABC transporter ATP-binding protein — MNEYKKILRFAKPHQKYIYGSLFFNILYSVFQIASLGTILPVLGMLFGTIKPEKYEVPPVYSGDITDFFTYIKEYSNYYVQTLVSTHGALTVLAWLCVITAFMFFLRNAFRYFGSLLLINYRVGVTKDLRGAMYRKILSLPVSFFTESRKGDMMSRMSNDVGDVEGNILGSLIELINAPFMLISTLITLFFLSAEMTLFSLLVLPVMGTMIALIGKSLKKDSHEAQHELGTIFSIVDETLKSSKVIKIFNAEKIMDNRFMKSMNKWISSSINLGKKKELASPMSEFLGSITFLIIAWYGGKQIIVEQSISPADFLVFLGMFFQILPPAKSLSTSISNVQKGEASLKRVLEILDADVKIEEIAEPVSISTLNNNIEFKNIGFYYDKANLILKNFELTIPKGKTVALVGQSGSGKTTIANLLARFYDVSEGQILIDGVDIKHLKLQEYRQLLGMVTQESVLFNDSVYNNILMGKPDATREEVIAAAKIANADTFITGLSEGYDTNIGDDGNKLSGGQKQRVSIARAVLKNPPIMILDEATSALDTESERFVQDALEKMMENRTSLVIAHRLSTIQKADWIVVMEKGTIVEQGTHHDLIAKKGMYNKLVELQNFD, encoded by the coding sequence ATGAATGAGTATAAAAAAATCCTGAGGTTCGCCAAACCCCATCAAAAATATATCTATGGAAGTTTATTTTTCAACATATTGTATTCTGTATTTCAGATTGCTTCTCTGGGGACTATTTTACCGGTTTTAGGGATGCTTTTCGGCACCATTAAGCCTGAAAAATATGAAGTACCTCCTGTTTATTCCGGTGACATTACAGATTTCTTCACTTATATAAAAGAATATTCCAACTATTATGTTCAGACATTAGTCAGTACTCACGGTGCCCTTACGGTTCTCGCATGGCTTTGTGTGATTACTGCCTTTATGTTCTTTTTAAGAAATGCATTCCGATACTTCGGGTCCTTATTGCTCATCAACTATCGTGTTGGAGTTACTAAAGATCTTCGTGGTGCGATGTACAGAAAAATACTTTCTTTACCGGTATCCTTTTTTACAGAAAGCCGAAAAGGTGATATGATGTCCCGTATGTCTAATGATGTAGGTGATGTTGAAGGAAATATTTTGGGAAGTTTAATAGAACTTATCAATGCACCTTTCATGCTTATCAGCACATTGATTACTTTATTTTTCCTGAGTGCGGAAATGACTCTTTTCTCTCTGCTTGTACTTCCTGTAATGGGAACAATGATTGCGCTCATTGGAAAAAGTCTTAAAAAAGATTCTCATGAAGCACAACATGAGTTGGGAACCATCTTTTCTATTGTAGATGAAACTTTAAAATCTTCAAAGGTTATTAAAATATTTAATGCCGAAAAGATCATGGACAACCGTTTCATGAAATCAATGAACAAGTGGATATCAAGTTCTATCAACTTAGGTAAAAAGAAAGAATTAGCCTCTCCAATGAGCGAATTCCTAGGTTCTATCACCTTTTTGATCATTGCATGGTATGGAGGTAAACAAATCATTGTGGAACAAAGCATATCGCCTGCTGATTTTCTGGTATTCCTGGGAATGTTCTTCCAGATTCTTCCGCCTGCAAAAAGTTTATCAACATCCATTTCCAATGTACAGAAAGGAGAAGCTTCCCTGAAAAGAGTATTGGAAATTCTTGATGCTGATGTAAAAATCGAAGAAATTGCAGAACCGGTTTCCATTTCAACGCTTAATAACAATATTGAATTCAAGAATATTGGGTTCTATTATGATAAAGCCAATCTTATCCTTAAAAACTTTGAGCTAACAATTCCTAAGGGTAAAACGGTTGCATTGGTAGGACAAAGTGGAAGTGGAAAAACCACTATTGCTAATCTTTTAGCAAGATTCTATGATGTTTCTGAAGGACAAATCCTTATTGATGGTGTAGATATTAAACATTTAAAATTACAGGAATACCGCCAGCTTCTGGGAATGGTAACTCAAGAGTCTGTATTATTCAATGATTCTGTTTACAACAATATTCTGATGGGTAAACCTGATGCTACCAGAGAAGAGGTGATTGCAGCGGCTAAAATTGCGAATGCAGATACATTTATTACAGGTCTTTCTGAAGGATATGATACCAATATCGGAGATGATGGAAACAAACTTTCCGGAGGTCAGAAACAAAGGGTATCTATTGCAAGAGCTGTATTGAAGAATCCACCGATCATGATTCTGGATGAAGCCACTTCAGCCCTGGATACTGAATCTGAAAGATTTGTACAGGATGCTTTGGAAAAAATGATGGAAAACAGAACTTCACTTGTGATTGCTCATCGACTTTCAACCATCCAAAAAGCAGACTGGATTGTGGTAATGGAAAAAGGAACAATTGTAGAACAGGGAACTCATCATGACCTTATTGCTAAAAAGGGCATGTATAACAAACTTGTTGAACTTCAAAACTTTGACTAA
- a CDS encoding 4-hydroxy-tetrahydrodipicolinate reductase yields the protein MKIGLFGFGKAGKAVASVILQNKDHSLQWVYRKSNRSSTTDAADFLGVESDDPGHFYSEKRISVEELLEEHPVDAIIDFSSQDGIYTYGESAAQKKVRIISAISHYSDKEVRFLNKLAQKATVFWSPNITLGINYLLYAAQFLKKIAPSADIEIVEEHFKDKQGISGTAIRIADVLDLKDEKINTIRAGGIVGKHEVIFGFPFQTVRLIHESISRDAFGNGALFAAEHLINKKPGFYKFEDLLHPYFKV from the coding sequence ATGAAAATCGGACTTTTTGGATTTGGAAAAGCAGGAAAAGCTGTAGCGTCAGTCATTCTTCAAAACAAAGATCATTCTCTACAATGGGTTTACAGAAAATCAAACAGATCTTCTACCACAGATGCTGCAGACTTTCTTGGAGTGGAAAGTGATGATCCCGGTCATTTTTATTCAGAGAAAAGAATAAGTGTGGAAGAATTACTTGAAGAGCATCCGGTAGATGCCATCATTGACTTTTCATCCCAGGATGGAATTTATACTTACGGAGAATCTGCCGCACAAAAGAAGGTTAGAATCATATCAGCGATTTCCCATTATTCTGACAAGGAAGTACGTTTTCTGAATAAACTAGCTCAGAAAGCGACTGTATTTTGGTCACCTAATATTACTTTGGGTATTAACTATTTACTATATGCCGCTCAGTTCTTAAAAAAGATCGCTCCTTCTGCAGATATTGAAATAGTGGAAGAGCATTTTAAAGATAAACAGGGAATTTCAGGAACTGCCATCCGGATTGCAGATGTTCTGGATTTGAAGGATGAAAAGATAAATACCATCAGAGCCGGTGGAATTGTTGGAAAACATGAGGTTATTTTCGGTTTTCCATTCCAGACGGTAAGGCTCATTCATGAATCTATTTCAAGAGATGCCTTTGGTAACGGAGCTTTATTTGCTGCCGAACATCTCATCAATAAAAAACCGGGCTTCTATAAATTTGAGGATTTATTGCATCCTTATTTCAAAGTATAG
- a CDS encoding superoxide dismutase, translating into MSFELPKLGYAYDALEPTIDARTMEIHYTKHHQAYIDNLNKAIEGTDLAGKTIEEICQTGTDKPAVRNNGGGHFNHSLFWEILTPGGSKEPVGNVKAAIENYGGLEKFKTDFSDAAKTRFGSGWAWLVKNADGSVSVSSTPNQDNPLMPVADVKGTPVLGLDVWEHAYYLNYQNRRPDYVSAFFEVVNWDKVEELFNK; encoded by the coding sequence ATGTCATTTGAATTACCAAAATTAGGATATGCATACGATGCATTAGAACCTACGATCGATGCAAGAACTATGGAAATCCATTATACGAAGCACCACCAAGCGTATATTGACAATTTAAATAAAGCCATTGAAGGAACTGATTTAGCAGGAAAAACTATTGAAGAAATCTGCCAGACAGGAACTGACAAGCCAGCGGTAAGAAACAATGGAGGAGGACACTTCAACCACTCTTTATTCTGGGAAATTTTAACTCCTGGTGGAAGCAAAGAACCAGTAGGAAACGTAAAAGCTGCTATCGAGAACTATGGTGGTCTTGAAAAATTCAAAACTGATTTCTCTGATGCTGCTAAAACAAGATTTGGTTCAGGTTGGGCTTGGTTAGTAAAAAATGCTGACGGATCTGTATCTGTTTCTTCAACTCCAAACCAAGATAACCCATTAATGCCTGTTGCAGACGTTAAAGGAACTCCGGTTTTAGGATTAGATGTTTGGGAGCACGCTTATTACCTTAACTACCAAAACAGAAGACCTGACTATGTTTCTGCATTCTTTGAAGTAGTAAACTGGGATAAGGTAGAAGAATTATTCAACAAATAA
- a CDS encoding M28 family peptidase: protein MKKLTYLTLSLFSISTFAQEVSKERVKTVISTLASDEMKGREIGTPENDNAANYIATLFKENNLEYCTGNSYLIPFDYNGKTAYNVCGIKKGKSDKNLGFSGHFDHIGTNNKSGDNIYNGADDDASGITTLVGIADYFKNKKPEFSMVFMAFNGEEKGMLGSQAISEDKNLDKIYNNMAALFNFEMVATESQWGKNALYMTGDGFSDLDELFNKHAVNGLKINADPYAKQQLFYRSDNVSFVKKKIIAHSFSTVDMTKATHYHHVNDDMNIVDVDNMTQIINNFGKTLDKLSPKNFAPKYNDQVNFN, encoded by the coding sequence ATGAAAAAGCTAACTTATCTTACTTTATCCTTATTCTCCATATCCACTTTTGCTCAGGAAGTTTCAAAAGAAAGAGTAAAAACCGTTATTTCCACTCTCGCCTCTGATGAAATGAAGGGACGAGAAATCGGAACCCCGGAAAATGATAATGCAGCCAACTATATTGCTACATTATTCAAGGAAAACAATCTTGAATACTGTACCGGAAACTCCTATCTGATTCCTTTTGACTACAATGGTAAAACCGCTTATAATGTTTGCGGTATAAAGAAGGGTAAATCTGATAAAAACCTTGGCTTTTCAGGACATTTTGATCATATTGGAACCAACAATAAAAGTGGAGACAACATTTACAACGGTGCCGATGATGACGCAAGCGGAATTACTACACTGGTAGGCATCGCAGATTATTTTAAAAATAAGAAGCCTGAATTTTCAATGGTTTTCATGGCTTTCAACGGAGAAGAAAAAGGAATGTTAGGATCACAGGCTATCTCTGAGGATAAGAATCTTGATAAAATTTACAATAATATGGCCGCCCTTTTTAATTTTGAAATGGTAGCTACTGAATCCCAATGGGGTAAAAATGCATTATATATGACTGGAGACGGCTTTTCAGATCTTGATGAGCTATTCAATAAACATGCAGTAAATGGGTTAAAAATCAATGCTGATCCATATGCTAAGCAGCAACTCTTTTATCGTTCAGATAATGTGAGCTTTGTAAAAAAGAAAATTATTGCGCATTCATTTTCAACGGTTGACATGACCAAAGCAACGCATTATCATCATGTGAATGATGACATGAATATTGTTGATGTTGATAATATGACCCAGATCATTAATAACTTTGGAAAGACATTAGATAAATTAAGTCCTAAAAACTTTGCTCCAAAGTATAACGATCAGGTCAATTTTAATTAA
- a CDS encoding DUF4293 family protein, giving the protein MLQRIQTIWTLLAVLAAVFLFITGQDVVISDSIPVLNIGCIILVIIGSLSVFSFKNRKRQILLNTISIIINALLIGVLAYWLLNLSGGIHFPEKGIEPIFPLIAVICLLIANVYIRKDERLVKSVDRLR; this is encoded by the coding sequence ATGCTACAGAGAATACAAACTATATGGACTTTATTAGCAGTTTTAGCTGCTGTTTTCCTTTTTATAACGGGACAGGATGTTGTAATTTCAGACAGTATTCCTGTACTTAATATAGGATGTATCATCCTTGTTATCATTGGATCATTAAGTGTTTTCAGTTTTAAAAACAGAAAAAGACAAATTTTGCTGAATACCATCAGCATCATTATAAACGCTTTGTTGATTGGTGTATTGGCGTACTGGCTGCTAAACTTATCCGGAGGAATTCATTTTCCTGAGAAGGGTATTGAGCCGATTTTCCCATTAATTGCGGTAATATGTCTGCTGATAGCAAACGTATACATCCGAAAAGATGAGAGGCTCGTGAAATCTGTAGACAGACTACGATAA
- a CDS encoding DUF6146 family protein produces MKNLIVLFFIAFIPFSCLSQQNASKKDKEQNEMKPSKNEDGEWDLTVMDTQFDYFLNAVAKPISQYSESFLKTKNTFLVNEWNSYYSTGKYRNIIESGIDYNPRENYGIKFEYKLYQVFSYVNWKYGLKMNGLSGSEVSR; encoded by the coding sequence ATGAAAAATCTTATTGTACTATTCTTTATTGCCTTTATCCCCTTCAGCTGTCTTTCACAGCAAAATGCTTCTAAAAAAGATAAAGAGCAGAATGAAATGAAACCCTCTAAAAATGAAGATGGAGAATGGGATCTTACTGTTATGGATACTCAATTCGATTATTTTCTTAATGCCGTAGCCAAACCTATAAGCCAATATTCAGAATCTTTTCTGAAAACAAAAAATACATTCCTCGTGAATGAATGGAACAGCTATTATAGCACCGGAAAATATAGAAACATCATAGAATCCGGAATAGACTACAATCCAAGGGAAAATTACGGGATAAAGTTTGAATACAAGCTTTACCAGGTATTTTCCTATGTAAACTGGAAATACGGATTAAAAATGAATGGTTTATCCGGAAGTGAAGTAAGCAGGTAA
- a CDS encoding endonuclease/exonuclease/phosphatase family protein, whose amino-acid sequence MKRFSSLFAIIFSIMAFSQQQGKLRKVATIGFLNVENLWDTIRSADYIDGTKDIKNPAFHRSIPYDSIKFLDAEKYNGPWSDGALIGKKVVREQSGSEEFTPKSAKNYGSKIYKAKLANEAKVISEMGAQYTKTAPAVVGLIEVENRQVIQDLIDEPALKKYDYGIIHYNSYDYRGIDVALIYQKRRFTPTNSLKKELVIYGDNGRREYTRDILVVTGFLDNEKVAFFMNHWPSRRGGEAMSLPKRNAAAALLKQQMDSIRTADPTTKLFAMGDFNDDPVSPSLKNHLKAQASPKDLSETTPYLNLMYPLYKKGVASLAYQDAPNLFDQIIVSKNLISDQVTKEYSIYKTEIFAPAYLVNKEGNYKGYPFRSWNGDQFTGGYSDHFPAFVVLQKEP is encoded by the coding sequence ATGAAGAGATTTTCGAGTCTGTTTGCCATCATTTTTTCAATAATGGCATTCTCACAACAACAAGGAAAACTGAGAAAAGTGGCCACTATAGGTTTCTTAAATGTAGAAAACCTTTGGGATACTATTCGCTCAGCAGATTATATAGATGGTACTAAAGATATCAAAAATCCTGCTTTTCACAGAAGTATTCCCTATGATTCTATTAAGTTTCTGGATGCTGAAAAGTATAACGGACCATGGAGTGATGGTGCTTTGATTGGTAAAAAAGTAGTAAGAGAACAAAGTGGCTCTGAGGAATTCACTCCCAAAAGCGCAAAAAACTACGGCTCAAAAATCTACAAAGCAAAACTTGCAAATGAAGCAAAGGTAATTTCTGAAATGGGAGCACAATATACCAAAACAGCTCCAGCAGTAGTAGGTTTAATAGAAGTAGAAAACAGACAGGTCATTCAAGACTTAATTGATGAGCCTGCCTTAAAGAAATATGATTACGGAATCATCCACTACAATTCTTATGATTATAGAGGAATTGATGTGGCATTAATCTATCAGAAAAGAAGATTTACCCCTACCAATTCGTTAAAAAAAGAATTGGTAATTTATGGTGATAACGGAAGAAGAGAATATACAAGAGATATCTTAGTAGTAACCGGATTCCTTGACAACGAAAAAGTTGCATTTTTCATGAACCACTGGCCTTCAAGAAGAGGAGGTGAAGCAATGTCACTCCCTAAAAGAAACGCTGCAGCAGCTTTACTAAAACAACAAATGGACAGTATAAGAACTGCAGATCCTACAACAAAACTTTTTGCAATGGGTGACTTTAACGACGACCCTGTTAGCCCAAGTTTAAAAAACCATCTGAAAGCCCAGGCAAGCCCTAAAGATCTAAGCGAAACCACTCCTTATCTTAATCTGATGTATCCTTTATACAAAAAAGGAGTAGCTTCTTTAGCTTACCAGGACGCACCTAACTTATTTGACCAGATTATTGTTTCTAAAAATTTAATTTCTGATCAGGTAACAAAAGAATATTCAATCTATAAAACAGAAATCTTTGCACCAGCTTATCTGGTAAACAAAGAAGGAAACTATAAAGGCTATCCTTTCAGATCCTGGAATGGAGATCAATTTACAGGCGGCTACAGTGACCACTTCCCGGCGTTTGTAGTTCTCCAGAAAGAACCATAA
- a CDS encoding T9SS type A sorting domain-containing protein: protein MRNTIKLILFSILLSWTPFYSQTGSDIIFCLDNSGSISDVAFNQMTVSTRKLMEEVLKCNRDNRVSVVHYGTDFPGMTPSVPRIYIESNFTNDLTTAQAFSRRLGNGDHFHDAVSLIGAALDHYPHPDIVSPQKSLDKHRERPLVIILFSDAERANGSLSNGSYLVNFNPPNGLHEDNAFAAFTKFKMDRNAKFIVVHVNDYSPYIEAAANIASRGGSYTGNIEQYNDDPDHNLLPRFYLNKTNFTLTNTEISSLSNDICKMNTAYVDFTYQARSCKIPVSFPLHINGNYSIPQGASLVNFQVSLLDISTSAIYPTSAAVNFPNPNEFEFTVNQADLTNPPSGQYKFIIELVYSLGGNNDGIHAENTINSPYDFMYCENLRTETNVSNPAAKFARPKDKDYRIDLNADPNNTKSMLKEKVQQKNIQVSPNPNNGVFVVLLDKERSGTLQINDINGKIIFERSFSNEKEIAVDIHSLPSNTYLVKVNAGNEVFTQKIIKR, encoded by the coding sequence ATGAGAAATACAATTAAACTTATCCTATTTTCAATTCTACTATCGTGGACGCCATTTTACTCACAAACAGGAAGTGACATCATTTTTTGCCTGGACAACAGTGGTTCTATAAGTGATGTAGCTTTCAATCAAATGACCGTTTCCACAAGAAAGCTCATGGAAGAAGTTTTAAAATGTAACCGTGATAACCGAGTTTCTGTAGTACATTATGGAACAGATTTCCCTGGAATGACTCCTTCTGTTCCAAGAATCTATATAGAATCTAATTTTACTAATGATCTGACCACTGCTCAAGCATTTTCAAGAAGGTTAGGAAATGGTGACCATTTCCATGATGCAGTTAGTTTAATAGGAGCAGCTCTTGATCACTACCCTCATCCTGATATTGTAAGTCCACAGAAATCCTTGGATAAGCACCGTGAGAGACCATTAGTTATCATCTTGTTTTCTGATGCAGAAAGGGCCAATGGGAGCCTGAGTAATGGTTCTTATTTGGTCAACTTCAATCCTCCAAACGGATTGCATGAGGATAATGCTTTTGCAGCCTTTACAAAGTTTAAGATGGATAGAAATGCGAAATTTATTGTGGTACATGTTAACGATTACTCGCCTTATATAGAAGCGGCGGCCAACATTGCAAGCCGTGGAGGATCATATACTGGAAATATTGAACAATACAATGATGATCCGGATCACAATCTACTCCCTAGATTTTACCTTAACAAAACAAATTTTACATTAACGAACACAGAAATATCTTCATTAAGTAATGACATTTGCAAAATGAATACTGCCTATGTCGATTTCACTTATCAAGCTCGTTCCTGTAAAATTCCTGTAAGTTTCCCATTACATATCAATGGAAACTATTCAATTCCACAAGGAGCAAGCCTTGTAAACTTTCAAGTCTCACTTTTAGATATATCAACAAGTGCAATTTATCCAACATCTGCAGCAGTTAATTTCCCTAACCCTAATGAGTTTGAATTTACCGTAAACCAGGCAGACCTTACTAATCCGCCTTCAGGGCAATACAAATTCATTATTGAGCTTGTTTATTCTCTTGGTGGTAATAATGATGGAATTCATGCTGAAAACACTATCAATTCTCCTTATGATTTTATGTACTGTGAGAATTTGCGTACTGAAACAAACGTGTCTAATCCTGCTGCTAAGTTCGCAAGACCAAAAGATAAGGATTACCGTATTGATCTTAATGCGGATCCTAACAACACGAAATCTATGCTTAAAGAAAAAGTTCAGCAGAAAAACATTCAGGTTTCACCAAATCCTAATAATGGAGTATTTGTAGTATTGCTTGACAAAGAACGCTCAGGGACATTACAAATAAATGATATCAATGGTAAAATTATCTTTGAAAGATCATTTAGCAACGAAAAAGAAATAGCTGTTGATATTCATTCATTACCCTCTAATACATACCTTGTAAAAGTAAACGCAGGTAACGAAGTGTTCACTCAGAAAATAATAAAAAGATAA